GAGCGCCACGTCGAGATCCCCGAGCAGGTCGTCCAGGTCGGCGACGAGATCTTCGTCAAGGTCATCGACATCGACCTCGACCGCCGGCGCATCTCGCTCTCGCTCAAGCAGGCCAACGAGGGTGTGACCGGCGACGCCGAGTTCGACCCGACCCTCTACGGCATGGCCGCGTCCTACGACGCGCAGGGCAACTACATCTGGCCGGAGGGCTTCGACCCCGAGACCAACGACTGGCTGCCCGGCTACGAGCAGCAGCGCGAGGAGTGGGAGCGGTCCTACGCCGAGGCGCAGGCCCGCTACGAGGCGCACCGCAAGCAGGTCGAGGACTCCCGCGCGGCCGAGGCCGAGGCGGCGAGCACCGGCACCCCGGCGGCGTCCTCGGGCCCGGCCCCGTCGACGTACTCCTCGGAGTCGCCCGAGGCGAGCGGCACGCTGGCCTCGGACGAGGCCCTCGCCGCGCTGCGCGAGAAGCTCACCGGCGGCTGAGCAGCAGCACCCGCACGACCCGCGGCCCCTCCGCGGCGCACGTCGAGCCCCCGTCCGGTCCGCCGGGCGGGGGCTCGCCGCGTCCCGGGGACGCGCTCGCGGGCTCCGCCCGCCCCGTGCTCGCCCCTCCCCGGGCACGCCCGCGGGCCCGGCTAGGGTGCGGGGCGTGAGGAGCCGAGCGACGCCCGCCGCCCGCCTGCTGCCCGCGCTGGTCCTGCCCGCGCTCCTGCCGGCGCTCCTGCTCAGCGGCTGCTCCGGGTCGGGCGACGGCGACGGGGACGCCGGGGGCGCCGCGACGCCGGGGGGCGCGCCCGCGGCGACCGGCACGGCCACGCCGCCGGCCGGGCCCGCCGCGGCGCCGGCGCCCGTCGCCCTGCCGCGCGACTGCCCGGGGCTCGTGCCGTCGACCCGCCTCGTCGAGGCCCTGGCCCGCCCCCTGCCCGGCCCCGGCGCGGTGGTGCGCCAGGGCCCCGAGGCCGCGTCCGGGCGCGAGGGCCGCACCACCTGCACGTGGGGGCGCACGCGCCGTGCCGGCGAGCCCGCCCTCGAGGTCGCGCTCAGCGCCTACGGCACCGCGGAGGTGGCCGCCGGCCGGGTCGACGCGACCGTGGAGCGGGCCAGCGGCCGCGGCGACGCCGTCGCGCCGCAGCCGGTCGGCGCGGTCGACGGCTTCCTCATCACCGGCCGGACGGCGAGCAGCGTGGTCCTCGCGTCCGGGCGGGCGACCCTCGTCGTGACCCTGGCCCGCGGCGTGGTGCCGCCGGCGGCGGTGCGCCCGGCGCTCGTCGAGGCCGCGCAGGCGGTGCTCGACGCCCGCCCGGAGCCCCTGGACGGGGCACCGCCCGCGACCCCGGGCACGCGGTGACCGGGCCGGGCCCCGCGGGGCGGCGCGTCCGGCGGGTCGGCCTCACGGGCGGCATCGGCGCCGGCAAGAGCGCCGCGTCCGCGGCGCTGGCCCGCCGCGGGGCCGTCGTCGTCGACGCCGACCTGCTGGCGCGCGAGGTCGTCGCGCCCGGCACCCCCGGCCTGGCCGCGGTCGCCGGGGCGTTCGGTCCCGGGGTCCTGCGCCCGGACGGCGCGCTGGACCGCCCCGCGCTGGCCGCGGTCGTCTTCGCGGACCCGCGGCGCCGCGCCGAGCTCGACGCCCTGGTGCACCCGCGCGTACGGGCCCTCGCGGCCGAGCGCGAGGCCGCGGCGCCGGACGGCGCGGTGGTCGTGCACGACGTGCCGCTGCTCGTGGAGACGGGCCAGGAGGGGTCGTACGACCTGGTCGTCGTCGTGGACGCCCCCGTGGAGCTGCAGGTGCGCCGGCTCGTCGAGGGCCGCGGGATGGACGAGGAGCAGGCGCGCGCACGCGTCGCCGCGCAGGCCGGCCGCGAGCGCCGGCTCGCCGCGGCCGACGTGGTCCTCGACGGCTCCGGGGACCTCGCGGCGCTCGAGGAGCAGGTGGAGCGGCTGTGGGCGCGGCTCGTGTCCGCCGAGGGCTGACGCCGGGGACCCGAACCTGTCGGGGCGCGGACGTACGCTCGGACGCGTGAGACCGACGACCGACATCGTCCGCAGCGTCGCCCCCTTCGAGGTGGTCAGCGAGTTCTCCCCGTCCGGCGACCAGCCGGCGGCGATCGACGAGCTCGCGCGCCGGGTGCGGGCGGGCGAGCGCGACGTCGTGCTGCTCGGCGCGACGGGCACGGGCAAGAGCGCGACGACGGCGTGGCTCATCGAGCGCCTGCAGCGCCCCACCCTCGTGCTGGCGCCCAACAAGACCCTCGCCGCCCAGCTGGCGAACGAGTTCCGCGAGCTGCTGCCCAACAACGCGGTGGAGTACTTCGTCTCGTACTACGACTACTACCAGCCCGAGGCGTACGTCCCGCAGACCGACACCTACATCGAGAAGGACTCGTCGGTGAACGACGAGGTCGAGCGGCTGCGCCACTCGACGACGTCCTCGCTGCTCACCCGTCGCGACGTCGTCGTGGTGGCCACGGTGTCGTGCATCTACGGCCTGGGCACCCCGCAGGAGTACGTCGACCGCATGACCCGCCTGCGGGTCGGGGACACCGTCGACCGCGACCAGCTGCTCCGGCAGTTCGTGACGATGCAGTACACCCGCAACGACCTCTCGTTCACCCGCGGCACCTTCCGGGTGCGCGGCGACACGGTCGAGATCATCCCGGTGTACGAGGAGCTCGCGGTCCGCATCGAGTTCTTCGGCGACGAGATCGAGCAGATCTTCACGCTCCACCCGCTCACCGGCGAGGTGGTGCGCGAGGAGCAGGAGATGTACGTCTTCCCCGCCTCGCACTACGTCGCCGGCCCGGAGCGCATGGAGCGGGCGATCGCCGACATCGAGCTCGAGCTGGCCGAGCGCCTGCAGGTCATGGAGCGCGAGGGCAAGCTCCTCGAGGCGCAGCGCCTGCGCATGCGCACGAGCTACGACATCGAGATGATGCGCCAGGTCGGGTTCTGCTCCGGCATCGAGAACTACTCGCGGCACATGGACGGGCGCGAGGCCGGCTCCGCGCCGAACTGCCTGCTGGACTACTTCCCCGAGGACTACCTCCTCGTCGTCGACGAGTCGCACGTGACCGTGCCGCAGATCGGCTCGATGTACGAGGGCGACATGTCCCGCAAGCGCACCCTCGTCGACCACGGCTTCCGCCTGCCCAGCGCGATGGACAACCGCCCGCTGAAGTGGGAGGAGTTCCTCGAGCGCGTCGGGCAGACGGTCTACCTCTCCGCGACCCCGGGGCCGTACGAGCTGGGCCGCAGCAAGGGCGTCGTGGAGCAGATCATCCGCCCCACCGGCCTCGTCGACCCCGAGGTCGTCGTCAAGCCGACGAAGGGCCAGATCGACGACCTGGTCCACGAGATCCGCCAGCGCACCGAGCGCGACGAGCGGGTGCTCGTCACCACCCTGACCAAGAAGATGTCCGAGGACCTCACGGACTACCTGCTCGAGCTCGGCGTGCGGGTGCGCTACCTGCACAGCGAGGTCGACACGCTGCGGCGGGTCGAGCTGCTGCGCGAGCTGCGCCAGGGCGAGTACGACGTGCTCGTCGGCATCAACCTGCTGCGCGAGGGCCTCGACCTGCCCGAGGTGTCGCTCGTGGCGATCCTCGACGCGGACAAGGAGGGCTTCCTGCGCTCCTCGACCTCGCTCATCCAGACCATCGGCCGCGCCGCGCGCAACGTGTCCGGCCAGGTGCACATGTACGCGGACACCATCACCCCCTCGATGGCGCACGCGATCGAGGAGACCAACCGGCGCCGGGCCAAGCAGGTGGCGTACAACGAGGCGCGGGGGGTCGACCCGCAGCCGCTGCGCAAGCGCATCGCCGACATCACCGACCTGCTCGCCCGCGAGGACGCGGACACCGAGAAGCTGCTCGGCGGGTCCGGGCGCCAGCAGTCGCGCGGCAAGGCGCCGGTGCCGGGGCTGTCGTCCAAGGGCGCGGGGCAGCACGCGCGCGAGGTCGCGGGCTCGATGCCCTCGACCGAGCTCGCCGACCTCATCCAGCAGCTGTCGGACCAGATGCGCGCGGCGGCCGCCGACCTGCAGTTCGAGGTCGCCGCCCGGCTGCGCGACGAGATCGCCGAGCTGAAGAAGGAGCTGCGCGGGATGCACGCCGCCGGCATGGCCTGAGCGCCGCGGGCAGGACCGCCGGGCACGATTAGGCGGGGGCCGCCCTCGTCAGCCACACTGACCCGGTCGTGGAGGGGAGTACTCCCGCCAGCGGCGGCGTCGTCAGCACGGTGCTCCCCACCACGGGGATCCCCGGCGCCGTCGGTCCCGGACCCCGGTCCGGGGCGGAGGAGACCTCCGGCCGTCGCTCGTCCTTCGCCGGAGGTCTGCCCGTGGAGCCCGCCTGGGTCTGGTTCGCCACCGTGGGGGGCGTGCTCGCCCTCATCCTCTTCGACCTCGTGCGGGCGGTGCACCGCCCGCACGAGCCGTCGCTGAAGGAGGCGGGGGCCTGGACCGCCGTCTACGTGGGCATCGCCGTCGTCTTCGGCATCGGGATGCTCATCACGACGGGCACCGGGCACGGCGGGGAGTTCTTCGCGGGCTGGCTCACCGAGTACAGCCTGTCGGTGGACAACCTGTTCGTCTTCGTCATCATCATGGCGCGGTTCTCGGTGCCGCGGCAGTACCAGCAGATCGTGCTCATCGTCGGCATCCTGCTCGCCCTCGTGTTCCGCGGGATCTTCATCGCCCTGGGCGCGGCGGCGATCGAGAGCTTCTCCTGGGTCTTCTACCTCTTCGGCGCCTTCCTCATCTACACCGCCGTGAACCTGGCGCGCGGGCACGAGGAGGACGAGGAGTTCAAGGAGAACGCCGTCCTGCGCCTGGTGCGGCGGGTGCTGCCGACCACCGACGAGTACCACGGGGCCAGCCTGACCACGCGGGTCGACGGCCGGCGCTTCGTCACCCCGATGCTCGTCGTCATGGTCGCCATCGGCACCACGGACCTGCTCTTCGCGCTCGACTCGATCCCGGCGATCTACGGGCTCACCGAGGACCCGTACATCGTGTTCACGGCCAACGCCTTCGCGCTCATGGGGCTGCGCCAGCTGTACTTCCTGCTGGGCGGGCTCCTGGACCGGCTGGTCTACCTCAGCTACGGCCTGTCCTTCATCCTCGCCTTCATCGGCGTGAAGCTCGTCCTCGAGGCGCTGCACACCAACGAGCTGCCCTTCATCAACGGCGGCGAGCACGTCGGCTGGGCGCCGGAGATCCCGATCTGGCTCTCGCTGATCGTCATCCTCGGCACGCTCGTGCTCACGACGGTGCTCAGCCTGGCCAAGTCCCGCCGCGACGACCGCCGCGAGCTCGAGCGCGCGGCGGCCGGCCGCGCCGGGCACACCGACTGGACCGCCTGAGCCGCGCGGCGCGCCCGCGGGCTACCAGCCCCGGGCGCGCCACGCGCCGAGCGACGGCCGCTCGGCGCCCAGGGTGGTGTCCGCCCCGTGCCCCGGGTAGACCCACGTCGCGTCCGGCAGCGGGCCGAACACCTCGCGCTCGAGGTCGTCCATGAGCGAGGTGAAGTCGGCCGGCGAGGTGGTGCGCCCCGGGCCGCCCGGGAACAGCGCGTCGCCGGTGAACAGGTGCACCGAGCCGTCCGCGGCCTCGTGCAGCAGCGCGACCGAGCCCGGGGTGTGGCCGCGGAGCGCGACGACGCGCAGCCCCATGTCGCCGACCCAGACCTCGTCACCGTGCGCGAGCGGGTCGTCGGTGGCGACCGGGATGCCCTCGACGTCGTCGGCGCCGGCCGCCGTGCGGGCCCCGGTGGCGGCGACGACGTCGCCGAGCGCCTGCCAGTGGTCCGCGTGCCGGTGCGTCGTCACCACGCGCTGCAGGGGCTCGTCGCCGAGCAGGCGCAGCAGCGCCGGCGCGTCGTCGGCGGCGTCGACGAGGAGCCGCTGCCCGGTGGTGCGGCTCTCG
The sequence above is drawn from the Vallicoccus soli genome and encodes:
- the coaE gene encoding dephospho-CoA kinase, whose amino-acid sequence is MTGPGPAGRRVRRVGLTGGIGAGKSAASAALARRGAVVVDADLLAREVVAPGTPGLAAVAGAFGPGVLRPDGALDRPALAAVVFADPRRRAELDALVHPRVRALAAEREAAAPDGAVVVHDVPLLVETGQEGSYDLVVVVDAPVELQVRRLVEGRGMDEEQARARVAAQAGRERRLAAADVVLDGSGDLAALEEQVERLWARLVSAEG
- the uvrB gene encoding excinuclease ABC subunit UvrB gives rise to the protein MRPTTDIVRSVAPFEVVSEFSPSGDQPAAIDELARRVRAGERDVVLLGATGTGKSATTAWLIERLQRPTLVLAPNKTLAAQLANEFRELLPNNAVEYFVSYYDYYQPEAYVPQTDTYIEKDSSVNDEVERLRHSTTSSLLTRRDVVVVATVSCIYGLGTPQEYVDRMTRLRVGDTVDRDQLLRQFVTMQYTRNDLSFTRGTFRVRGDTVEIIPVYEELAVRIEFFGDEIEQIFTLHPLTGEVVREEQEMYVFPASHYVAGPERMERAIADIELELAERLQVMEREGKLLEAQRLRMRTSYDIEMMRQVGFCSGIENYSRHMDGREAGSAPNCLLDYFPEDYLLVVDESHVTVPQIGSMYEGDMSRKRTLVDHGFRLPSAMDNRPLKWEEFLERVGQTVYLSATPGPYELGRSKGVVEQIIRPTGLVDPEVVVKPTKGQIDDLVHEIRQRTERDERVLVTTLTKKMSEDLTDYLLELGVRVRYLHSEVDTLRRVELLRELRQGEYDVLVGINLLREGLDLPEVSLVAILDADKEGFLRSSTSLIQTIGRAARNVSGQVHMYADTITPSMAHAIEETNRRRAKQVAYNEARGVDPQPLRKRIADITDLLAREDADTEKLLGGSGRQQSRGKAPVPGLSSKGAGQHAREVAGSMPSTELADLIQQLSDQMRAAAADLQFEVAARLRDEIAELKKELRGMHAAGMA
- a CDS encoding TerC family protein; the encoded protein is MEPAWVWFATVGGVLALILFDLVRAVHRPHEPSLKEAGAWTAVYVGIAVVFGIGMLITTGTGHGGEFFAGWLTEYSLSVDNLFVFVIIMARFSVPRQYQQIVLIVGILLALVFRGIFIALGAAAIESFSWVFYLFGAFLIYTAVNLARGHEEDEEFKENAVLRLVRRVLPTTDEYHGASLTTRVDGRRFVTPMLVVMVAIGTTDLLFALDSIPAIYGLTEDPYIVFTANAFALMGLRQLYFLLGGLLDRLVYLSYGLSFILAFIGVKLVLEALHTNELPFINGGEHVGWAPEIPIWLSLIVILGTLVLTTVLSLAKSRRDDRRELERAAAGRAGHTDWTA
- a CDS encoding MBL fold metallo-hydrolase, whose product is MTYTGDVTVGGPADVREAGELRVTKLAVGAMANNAYLLESRTTGQRLLVDAADDAPALLRLLGDEPLQRVVTTHRHADHWQALGDVVAATGARTAAGADDVEGIPVATDDPLAHGDEVWVGDMGLRVVALRGHTPGSVALLHEAADGSVHLFTGDALFPGGPGRTTSPADFTSLMDDLEREVFGPLPDATWVYPGHGADTTLGAERPSLGAWRARGW